A window from Drosophila yakuba strain Tai18E2 chromosome 3L, Prin_Dyak_Tai18E2_2.1, whole genome shotgun sequence encodes these proteins:
- the LOC6533298 gene encoding structure-specific endonuclease subunit SLX4 isoform X1 has product MDRKTRRANFKNLQPRSTRSTKANAETLSLSTYFATPDSAEEAPPCATDNAMELDPPAPKIKPIRASNVFEKPGPKPKKAPKLKGSTGPSSSGARRGRGKSKQQPSISNFLRNEQIFAEVTAQHCMADNFSPDDIEMALALSKSECEKQGRLRLHDDDDAVVDLLDDEKQATDKIRRKLQKYGFRTAAKEDYKSLAVMPVMAGKGGRRGKWANKFTALTLRNPEVQQKKLEEKVSALLAQQVRTKEPKGRDCWLPPNTVITAALRELRAEGESSILREPSEGPIDDLRLYYVTDLFEVSETPAHHLLKNWAAIQGRDFSPERETQKSRQLRQQHELVYAELERHFGDPQKLEQEVMEELDELEKLVAENMIEDDCLVINKVEAATSSTSSSPSKEPPDKRPKMSVEDKENLQPTTSKASLTVPTQLTRCTSPDLFADSEDEQDIVMTASSKEPEDVRNLSIKVYKNVSTSERSSPVKEIEIISSNDEPYQITTYEVFSSSSDEVKTVSNATQEKISFDDKPIDDFIDLTQEFEMAVFNESRPKTPNLNASSETDFNVDNLNGNTLLDFSSQEVSCPISKELYQKYASVDTFPAWSAAEEENKVEFSLSLERDLKSSEQSSIHLGILTTPNDTERSSSFSELNFSRNSFQRSVSLSTDLGFKSPLSWKANLSAEKRVSLAASPHKQSDASVDLTQNSSSDDEDDAILLSDEEINYSIWKSNRSAKDLEFDDDSSDSCFASPVSKKRAVPQFQTEEDLDAFLRGFSTTANGSQSSHSPNKSALSKERAEFGILDAAPSQPFSLSEFQSPVKTAQTSASEINWAEASFLDAPVKPLARRSSHKFNELLAKVSRPEHNSDDDFDEFDQMVFQSTKEASNVGETNDMPRGLDLLLKGEIKTTAIPVPSAPSNQSPIVPEQVDVDGNVYTVRVCHTPKPDFATLSESEILQQLYNYGIKPLKRKQAVKMLEFIYNQTHPIMKTAAVQDAPPRTEPIVRSKSSPVVMERPHSKATKSTTKTPPTATEPKKDFKFNDGTGEELLRFSQTLIPGLCDDFETFVMQTNVTKKTPQPLVPLHIAWHNLLCANPQLHESVLMYEPIDLQAVYLHFKHLGHRYDPKDLKTFFDRRCIIFRYELAAPDKQAERHVRRHHKKPSKKS; this is encoded by the exons TGGATCGCAAGACGCGGCGGGCGAACTTCAAAAACCTGCAGCCCCg ATCGACGCGAAGCACCAAAGCAAACGCAGAGACATTATCGTTATCCACCTACTTTGCCACACCCGACAGTGCTGAAGAAGCTCCGCCATGTGCCACAGACAATGCCATGGAGCTCGATCCGCCTGCACCCAAAATCAAACCAATACGCGCCAGCAATGTGTTCGAAAAACCTGGACCGAAGCCCAAAAAGGCGCCCAAACTGAAGGGCAGCACTGGGCCATCGTCAAGTGGCGCACGTCGCGGACGCGGAAAGAGTAAACAGCAGCCCAGTATCAGCAACTTCCTGCGCAACGAGCAGATCTTCGCGGAGGTGACCGCCCAGCATTGCATGGCGGACAACTTCAGTCCGGATGACATTGAAATGGCGCTGGCGCTGTCCAAGTCGGAGTGTGAGAAGCAGGGACGCCTGCGCTTGcacgacgatgacgatgctGTGGTGGACCTACTGGATGATGAAAAGCAGGCCACGGATAAAATACGCCGGAAACTGCAGAAGTATGGCTTTCGCACAGCTGCCAAGGAGG ATTATAAATCGCTGGCTGTCATGCCTGTGATGGCCGGAAAAGGAGGTAGGCGTGGCAAGTGGGCCAATAAGTTTACTGCCCTAACTTTAAGAAATCCGGAGGTGCAACAGAAGAAGCTCGAGGAGAAAGTGTCAGCATTGCTGGCACAACAAGTGCGCACCAAGGAACCGAAGGGCAGGGACTGTTGGTTGCCACCTAACACTGTGATCACTGCAGCCCTTCGGGAACTCAGAGCTGAAGGGGAATCTAGTATCCTTCGAGAACCAAGCGAAGGACCCATAGATGACCTTAGATTATACTACGTAACCGACTTGTTTGAAGTTAGTGAAACGCCAGCACACCATCTTTTGAAGAATTGGGCTGCGATACAGGGAAGAGATTTCTCTCCAGAGCGTGAGACACAAAAATCCCGCCAACTGAGGCAACAACATGAACTTGTCTACGCTGAGTTGGAAAGGCACTTCGGGGATCCGCAGAAGTTGGAACAAGAGGTGATGGAGGAGCTGGATGAATTGGAAAAACTGGTGGCAGAAAACATGATCGAAGATGACTGCCTGGTGATTAATAAAGTGGAGGCAGCAACATCCTCGACTAGCAGCAGTCCATCTAAGGAGCCGCCGGATAAACGACCAAAAATGTCAGTGGAAGATAAAGAAAACCTGCAGCCCACAACCTCAAAAGCCAGCTTAACCGTTCCCACCCAGTTAACTCGCTGCACATCGCCTGATCTCTTTGCGGATTCCGAAGATGAACAGGATATAGTAATGACTGCTAGCTCAAAGGAACCCGAAGATGTTAGAAATCTTTCAATAAAGGTCTACAAGAATGTAAGCACATCCGAACGATCATCTCCGGTCAAGGAAATAGAAATTATATCCAGCAACGATGAGCCTTATCAGATAACCACGTACGAAGTGTTTTCCAGTTCCAGCGACGAAG TAAAGACTGTTTCCAACGCTACGCAGGAGAAGATTTCTTTTGATG ACAAACCGATTGACGACTTTATAGACCTAACACAAGAGTTCGAAATGGCGGTATTTAATGAGTCGAGGCCTAAAACCCCAAATTTAAATGCATCATCTGAAACAGATTTCAATGTGGACAACCTAAATGGCAACACACTACTAGATTTCAGTTCCCAGGAGGTTAGTTGTCCCATCTCCAAAGAATTGTACCAAAAGTATGCCAGTGTGGATACATTTCCTGCGTGGAGTGCAGCAGAAGAGGAGAATAAAGTTGAGTTTTCATTGAGCTTGGAGAGAGATTTGAAGAGTTCCGAGCAGTCGTCGATCCATCTCGGCATATTAACCACTCCAAACGACACTGAACGGAGTTCAAGCTTCAGTGAGTTGAATTTCTCAAGGAACTCTTTTCAAAGGAGCGTTAGTCTATCAACGGATCTCGGTTTCAAAAGTCCGCTGAGCTGGAAAGCAAACTTATCGGCTGAGAAGAGGGTATCTCTTGCAGCTTCGCCGCATAAACAGTCAGATGCAAGTGTGGATTTAACAcagaacagcagcagcgatgaTGAAGACGACGCGATTCTGCTCTCCGACGAGGAAATCAATTACTCCATATGGAAGTCCAATAGAAGTGCAAAGGACTTGGAATTCGACGACGATAGCTCAGACAGTTGCTTTGCATCTCCGGTATCGAAAAAACGAGCTGTCCCACAGTTCCAAACCGAGGAGGATCTAGATGCCTTTTTGAGGGGCTTTTCAACGACTGCCAATGGATCGCAAAGTTCGCATTCACCCAACAAAAGTGCCCTTAGCAAGGAGCGCGCAGAGTTTGGAATACTGGATGCTGCTCCGTCTCAACCCTTCAGCCTCTCCGAGTTCCAAAGTCCCGTAAAAACTGCTCAGACATCGGCTAGCGAAATCAACTGGGCTGAAGCTTCATTTCTGGATGCACCCGTAAAGCCGTTGGCTCGCAGAAGCAGTCACAAATTTAATGAACTCTTGGCGAAAGTAAGCAGACCTGAACATAATTCCGATGATGACTTTGACGAATTCGATCAGATGGTTTTCCAAAGCACAAAGGAAGCCTCCAATGTTGGCGAAACAAATGACATGCCTCGCGGACTGGACCTTTTGTTAAAGGGAGAGATAAAGACCACAGCGATCCCAGTGCCAAGTGCACCCAGCAACCAATCTCCTATTGTGCCGGAGCAAGTAGATGTAGATGGTAATGTCTACACCGTGCGTGTTTGCCACACACCTAAGCCAGATTTCGCGACTCTTTCGGAATCGGAGATCCTCCAGCAGCTTTACAACTACGGTATTAAGCCACTGAAACGCAAGCAGGCCGTGAAAATGTTAGAATTCATCTACAATCAAACGCATCCCATAATGAAGACTGCTGCTGTCCAGGACGCGCCACCCAGAACAGAGCCAATTGTCCGTTCCAAATCAAGTCCTGTGGTTATGGAGAGGCCACATTCGAAGGCAACCAAGTCTACCACTAAGACTCCACCGACGGCAACAGAGCCGAAAAAGGATTTCAAGTTCAATGATGGCACGGGCGAGGAACTGCTGCGCTTTTCCCAAACCCTGATCCCGGGTCTTTGTGACGACTTCGAGACCTTTGTCATGCAAACGAACGTTACCAAGAAGACTCCACAGCCGCTGGTGCCACTGCACATCGCCTGGCACAATCTCCTCTGTGCCAATCCGCAGCTGCACGAAAGTGTGCTCATGTACGAACCCATTGATTTGCAGGCGGTCTACTTGCACTTTAAGCACCTGGGTCACCGATACGATCCGAAGGACTTGAAGACCTTCTTTGACCGGCGTTGCATCATCTTTCGCTATGAATTGGCTGCTCCCGACAAGCAGGCGGAGCGCCATGTGCGGAGGCACCACAAAAAGCCGTCAAAGAAAAGTTAA
- the LOC6533298 gene encoding structure-specific endonuclease subunit SLX4 isoform X2: protein MAVFNESRPKTPNLNASSETDFNVDNLNGNTLLDFSSQEVSCPISKELYQKYASVDTFPAWSAAEEENKVEFSLSLERDLKSSEQSSIHLGILTTPNDTERSSSFSELNFSRNSFQRSVSLSTDLGFKSPLSWKANLSAEKRVSLAASPHKQSDASVDLTQNSSSDDEDDAILLSDEEINYSIWKSNRSAKDLEFDDDSSDSCFASPVSKKRAVPQFQTEEDLDAFLRGFSTTANGSQSSHSPNKSALSKERAEFGILDAAPSQPFSLSEFQSPVKTAQTSASEINWAEASFLDAPVKPLARRSSHKFNELLAKVSRPEHNSDDDFDEFDQMVFQSTKEASNVGETNDMPRGLDLLLKGEIKTTAIPVPSAPSNQSPIVPEQVDVDGNVYTVRVCHTPKPDFATLSESEILQQLYNYGIKPLKRKQAVKMLEFIYNQTHPIMKTAAVQDAPPRTEPIVRSKSSPVVMERPHSKATKSTTKTPPTATEPKKDFKFNDGTGEELLRFSQTLIPGLCDDFETFVMQTNVTKKTPQPLVPLHIAWHNLLCANPQLHESVLMYEPIDLQAVYLHFKHLGHRYDPKDLKTFFDRRCIIFRYELAAPDKQAERHVRRHHKKPSKKS, encoded by the coding sequence ATGGCGGTATTTAATGAGTCGAGGCCTAAAACCCCAAATTTAAATGCATCATCTGAAACAGATTTCAATGTGGACAACCTAAATGGCAACACACTACTAGATTTCAGTTCCCAGGAGGTTAGTTGTCCCATCTCCAAAGAATTGTACCAAAAGTATGCCAGTGTGGATACATTTCCTGCGTGGAGTGCAGCAGAAGAGGAGAATAAAGTTGAGTTTTCATTGAGCTTGGAGAGAGATTTGAAGAGTTCCGAGCAGTCGTCGATCCATCTCGGCATATTAACCACTCCAAACGACACTGAACGGAGTTCAAGCTTCAGTGAGTTGAATTTCTCAAGGAACTCTTTTCAAAGGAGCGTTAGTCTATCAACGGATCTCGGTTTCAAAAGTCCGCTGAGCTGGAAAGCAAACTTATCGGCTGAGAAGAGGGTATCTCTTGCAGCTTCGCCGCATAAACAGTCAGATGCAAGTGTGGATTTAACAcagaacagcagcagcgatgaTGAAGACGACGCGATTCTGCTCTCCGACGAGGAAATCAATTACTCCATATGGAAGTCCAATAGAAGTGCAAAGGACTTGGAATTCGACGACGATAGCTCAGACAGTTGCTTTGCATCTCCGGTATCGAAAAAACGAGCTGTCCCACAGTTCCAAACCGAGGAGGATCTAGATGCCTTTTTGAGGGGCTTTTCAACGACTGCCAATGGATCGCAAAGTTCGCATTCACCCAACAAAAGTGCCCTTAGCAAGGAGCGCGCAGAGTTTGGAATACTGGATGCTGCTCCGTCTCAACCCTTCAGCCTCTCCGAGTTCCAAAGTCCCGTAAAAACTGCTCAGACATCGGCTAGCGAAATCAACTGGGCTGAAGCTTCATTTCTGGATGCACCCGTAAAGCCGTTGGCTCGCAGAAGCAGTCACAAATTTAATGAACTCTTGGCGAAAGTAAGCAGACCTGAACATAATTCCGATGATGACTTTGACGAATTCGATCAGATGGTTTTCCAAAGCACAAAGGAAGCCTCCAATGTTGGCGAAACAAATGACATGCCTCGCGGACTGGACCTTTTGTTAAAGGGAGAGATAAAGACCACAGCGATCCCAGTGCCAAGTGCACCCAGCAACCAATCTCCTATTGTGCCGGAGCAAGTAGATGTAGATGGTAATGTCTACACCGTGCGTGTTTGCCACACACCTAAGCCAGATTTCGCGACTCTTTCGGAATCGGAGATCCTCCAGCAGCTTTACAACTACGGTATTAAGCCACTGAAACGCAAGCAGGCCGTGAAAATGTTAGAATTCATCTACAATCAAACGCATCCCATAATGAAGACTGCTGCTGTCCAGGACGCGCCACCCAGAACAGAGCCAATTGTCCGTTCCAAATCAAGTCCTGTGGTTATGGAGAGGCCACATTCGAAGGCAACCAAGTCTACCACTAAGACTCCACCGACGGCAACAGAGCCGAAAAAGGATTTCAAGTTCAATGATGGCACGGGCGAGGAACTGCTGCGCTTTTCCCAAACCCTGATCCCGGGTCTTTGTGACGACTTCGAGACCTTTGTCATGCAAACGAACGTTACCAAGAAGACTCCACAGCCGCTGGTGCCACTGCACATCGCCTGGCACAATCTCCTCTGTGCCAATCCGCAGCTGCACGAAAGTGTGCTCATGTACGAACCCATTGATTTGCAGGCGGTCTACTTGCACTTTAAGCACCTGGGTCACCGATACGATCCGAAGGACTTGAAGACCTTCTTTGACCGGCGTTGCATCATCTTTCGCTATGAATTGGCTGCTCCCGACAAGCAGGCGGAGCGCCATGTGCGGAGGCACCACAAAAAGCCGTCAAAGAAAAGTTAA
- the LOC6533298 gene encoding structure-specific endonuclease subunit SLX4 isoform X3, with protein MDRKTRRANFKNLQPRSTRSTKANAETLSLSTYFATPDSAEEAPPCATDNAMELDPPAPKIKPIRASNVFEKPGPKPKKAPKLKGSTGPSSSGARRGRGKSKQQPSISNFLRNEQIFAEVTAQHCMADNFSPDDIEMALALSKSECEKQGRLRLHDDDDAVVDLLDDEKQATDKIRRKLQKYGFRTAAKEDYKSLAVMPVMAGKGGRRGKWANKFTALTLRNPEVQQKKLEEKVSALLAQQVRTKEPKGRDCWLPPNTVITAALRELRAEGESSILREPSEGPIDDLRLYYVTDLFEVSETPAHHLLKNWAAIQGRDFSPERETQKSRQLRQQHELVYAELERHFGDPQKLEQEVMEELDELEKLVAENMIEDDCLVINKVEAATSSTSSSPSKEPPDKRPKMSVEDKENLQPTTSKASLTVPTQLTRCTSPDLFADSEDEQDIVMTASSKEPEDVRNLSIKVYKNVSTSERSSPVKEIEIISSNDEPYQITTYEVFSSSSDEDCFQRYAGEDFF; from the exons TGGATCGCAAGACGCGGCGGGCGAACTTCAAAAACCTGCAGCCCCg ATCGACGCGAAGCACCAAAGCAAACGCAGAGACATTATCGTTATCCACCTACTTTGCCACACCCGACAGTGCTGAAGAAGCTCCGCCATGTGCCACAGACAATGCCATGGAGCTCGATCCGCCTGCACCCAAAATCAAACCAATACGCGCCAGCAATGTGTTCGAAAAACCTGGACCGAAGCCCAAAAAGGCGCCCAAACTGAAGGGCAGCACTGGGCCATCGTCAAGTGGCGCACGTCGCGGACGCGGAAAGAGTAAACAGCAGCCCAGTATCAGCAACTTCCTGCGCAACGAGCAGATCTTCGCGGAGGTGACCGCCCAGCATTGCATGGCGGACAACTTCAGTCCGGATGACATTGAAATGGCGCTGGCGCTGTCCAAGTCGGAGTGTGAGAAGCAGGGACGCCTGCGCTTGcacgacgatgacgatgctGTGGTGGACCTACTGGATGATGAAAAGCAGGCCACGGATAAAATACGCCGGAAACTGCAGAAGTATGGCTTTCGCACAGCTGCCAAGGAGG ATTATAAATCGCTGGCTGTCATGCCTGTGATGGCCGGAAAAGGAGGTAGGCGTGGCAAGTGGGCCAATAAGTTTACTGCCCTAACTTTAAGAAATCCGGAGGTGCAACAGAAGAAGCTCGAGGAGAAAGTGTCAGCATTGCTGGCACAACAAGTGCGCACCAAGGAACCGAAGGGCAGGGACTGTTGGTTGCCACCTAACACTGTGATCACTGCAGCCCTTCGGGAACTCAGAGCTGAAGGGGAATCTAGTATCCTTCGAGAACCAAGCGAAGGACCCATAGATGACCTTAGATTATACTACGTAACCGACTTGTTTGAAGTTAGTGAAACGCCAGCACACCATCTTTTGAAGAATTGGGCTGCGATACAGGGAAGAGATTTCTCTCCAGAGCGTGAGACACAAAAATCCCGCCAACTGAGGCAACAACATGAACTTGTCTACGCTGAGTTGGAAAGGCACTTCGGGGATCCGCAGAAGTTGGAACAAGAGGTGATGGAGGAGCTGGATGAATTGGAAAAACTGGTGGCAGAAAACATGATCGAAGATGACTGCCTGGTGATTAATAAAGTGGAGGCAGCAACATCCTCGACTAGCAGCAGTCCATCTAAGGAGCCGCCGGATAAACGACCAAAAATGTCAGTGGAAGATAAAGAAAACCTGCAGCCCACAACCTCAAAAGCCAGCTTAACCGTTCCCACCCAGTTAACTCGCTGCACATCGCCTGATCTCTTTGCGGATTCCGAAGATGAACAGGATATAGTAATGACTGCTAGCTCAAAGGAACCCGAAGATGTTAGAAATCTTTCAATAAAGGTCTACAAGAATGTAAGCACATCCGAACGATCATCTCCGGTCAAGGAAATAGAAATTATATCCAGCAACGATGAGCCTTATCAGATAACCACGTACGAAGTGTTTTCCAGTTCCAGCGACGAAG ACTGTTTCCAACGCTACGCAGGAGAAGATTTCTTTTGA
- the LOC6533300 gene encoding uncharacterized protein LOC6533300, giving the protein MSTIEEERKAYEKNPYFTGHIYGNFSPFYVTIAICTVVLGTIIILNIILGCCSKHRKYWQDRHTGNRWLVSIWSATPHNQPPLDFTELKDASYFQRFHPTTHQQVFPDDVVIGVDDLEPVHSAHHHHQQQHQRPPRPEGRTLHQQRQREEYVELQKRESDI; this is encoded by the exons ATGTCCACAATCGAAGAGGAACGCAAGGCGTACGAAAAGAATCCATACTTCACCGGCCACATCTACGGCAACTTCTCGCCGTTTTATGTGACCATTGCCATCTGCACGGTTGTTCTGGGCACGATCATCATACTGAACATTATCTTGGGCTGCTGCTCCAAGCATCGCAAGTACTGGCAGGACAGGCACACGGGTAATCGCTGGCTGGTCTCCATTTGGTCCGCCACGCCCCACAATCAGCCGCCACTGGACTTCACTGAACTGAAGGACGCCTCCTACTTCCAGCGTTTCCAT CCCACAACTCATCAGCAAGTGTTCCCCGACGACGTTGTCATTGGCGTTGACGATTTGGAGCCCGTGCATTCGGCGcatcatcaccaccagcagcagcaccagcgtCCACCTCGCCCAGAGGGTCGCACTCTGCACCAGCAGCGCCAGCGCGAGGAATACGTGGAGTTGCAGAAGCGCGAGAGCGACATCTAA
- the LOC6533301 gene encoding N-acetyltransferase eco has translation METPTGSGRPGRMATPRLSERKRQLFGSPVSRLRQINDDEDDGDVDSLGVLPLKTHVAANRQRRSLFAAGAGKSSSSANSSPETNKENKKCRGGVVTAAAEQLPQLFTATMRLNSNSSSNSRTSSPRKPKVQRKRADSSMSSPTCSSEGTPSPRAKPNLRRSPRTPNALKDPDALSPSDSFQTRLSKVAAMLMKGQDPRSVLESKKKHNHNLRTTAQVHITKPKKTSPSEDTQSEDEKPSSSKNSRKKREVREAKGSQIISPKTRNSRRSCTSVEINSHNLKAAAHVPVIKTDKENITSGDEENRVTKTAAVKLENSRRRTKSPVEVFKSNNDEATQQNPGNTICKKAKSPGEDTAKSLENPRDSMKVEVEVPESDEEATNRKPPKRMHSETSSQTAPSTESDSGSPQSKMRKVTLSSSIPTMAFYSHSGGTATKSRGRPSESKNKLKQPTKISPSSRPQLGINRGVRHKIRKRHGFATRLPATDLDNILNSLSNERLKNLITTKRQERAKVEEVHQILRSAKDPIKMAKPLSVIEGDDANNNNSVPATAWQETSADFSDLSEDEDIEPVIEMEPIIPIIRHEPVQKSPIAEPADLSKRKFFKSGRRSSTCMEVRITDNIRASVTQGKIALVQTPRRKPRQVRVRSATIFSAEQATVDAILKNLDDTVVDEIVESNPVAQTTPKDAVETAMETDPLPDIIEYAPETNNVEIDPFAEFRQRLPYETNDPEVVEQQQILLEFLISNNICTEKNFEIFIANPDNYKDEANQIVDNLYMVVNSEEAAQLAEMEAAVVVAQQPDPPAAEEVQPKLFPIFTQRLQPVVQKSLRRRPDTSMRLISAAGGSNQYQIDAGQKAFGARQCQQCGLVYTVHEPEEELLHREYHNSIHVLRFKGWIDEDIVAVYPEWASDGRIIRINERAPAARLDRLRDLIGVVDKELGYSSYIVPKIFVAFMAVRKQQIVGFCLVQPLTQAHRFIQVDGTDYFSEESYPASCGVSRIWVSPLQRRSGIASKLLRVVQCHTILGQEIAKECIAFSTPTDDGRALARRFTGLDNFLTYDQ, from the exons ATGGAGACCCCAACGGGTAGTGGGCGTCCCGGTCGCATGGCCACGCCGCGCCTCTCCGAGCGCAAGCGGCAACTCTTCGGCAGTCCGGTATCCAGGCTGCGCCAGATCaacgacgacgaggatgatGGGGACGTAGACAGTCTGGGTGTCTTGCCCCTGAAGACTCATGTGGCGGCCAACAGGCAAAGGAGGAGCCTCTTCGCTGCGGGCGCCGGCAAGTCGAGCAGCAGTGCCAACAGCAGCCCGGAAACCAACAAGGAGAACAAGAAATGCCGCGGAGGAGTCGTTACAGCCGCCGCGGAGCAACTGCCCCAATTGTTTACAGCCACCATGCGGCTgaatagcaacagcagcagcaatagtCGCACCAGCAGCCCCCGCAAGCCGAAGGTCCAAAGAAAGCGAGCTGATTCTTCAATGTCATCGCCCACATGCTCCTCCGAAGGAACTCCTTCACCGAGGGCCAAACCCAACCTCAGACGCAGTCCACGAACCCCCAACGCGCTGAAGGATCCAGATGCGCTTTCTCCGTCAGACTCATTTCAGACTAGACTAAGCAAGGTGGCAGCTATGTTAATGAAGGGCCAGGATCCAAGATCTGTGTTAGAATCTAAGAAAAAACACAACCATAACCTAAGAACCACCGCCCAAGTGCATATAACTAAACCCAAGAAAACGAGCCCATCTGAAGACACTCAGTCGGAGGACGAGAAACCCTCTAGTAGTAAAAACTCCAGGAAGAAAAGAGAAGTACGCGAAGCAAAGGGATCGCAAATCATCAGTCCCAAAACAAGGAATAGTCGACGAAGCTGCACGTCTGTGGAAATAAACAGCCACAATCTGAAGGCTGCTGCCCATGTACCTGTTATTAAAACAGACAAGGAGAACATAACTTCGGGTGACGAGGAAAACCGAGTTACTAAAACCGCAGCAGTTAAGCTGGAAAACAGCAGAAGAAGGACGAAATCCCCAGTAGAGGTGTTCAAGTCAAATAACGATGAAGCCACACAACAGAACCCAGGAAATACCATCTGTAAAAAAGCGAAATCTCCAGGAGAAGACACGGCAAAGAGCTTAGAGAACCCAAGAGACAGTATGAAGGTTGAAGTCGAAGTGCCCGAATCGGACGAGGAAGCAACCAATCGTAAGCCCCCAAAGCGAATGCACTCTGAAACGTCCAGCCAGACTGCTCCCTCAACGGAGTCCGACTCAGGATCGCCGCAGAGCAAGATGCGCAAGGTGACGCTGAGTAGCAGCATACCCACCATGGCCTTCTATTCTCACAGTGGTGGCACTGCCACAAAGTCGAGAGGAAGGCCGTCCGAATCCAAGAACAAGCTTAAGCAACCGACGAAAATCTCTCCAAGCTCCCGTCCACAATTGGGCATTAATAGAGGGGTTCGCCACAAGATACGAAAGCGCCATGGATTCGCCACTCGACTGCCAGCCACCGACTTGGACAACATTCTCAACTCGTTGAGCAACGAGCGGTTGAAGAACTTGATCACCACCAAGCGGCAAGAGCGCGCCAAAGTGGAGGAAGTCCATCAGATCCTGCGTAGTGCCAAGGACCCGATCAAAATGGCCAAACCATTGAGTGTGATTGAAGGTGACGATGCTAACAATAATAACAGTGTGCCTGCAACGGCATGGCAAGAAACCTCAGCCGACTTCTCCGACCTTAGTGAGGATGAGGATATTGAACCCGTCATCGAGATGGAGCCCATCATACCGATAATTCGCCACGAACCGGTCCAGAAGTCGCCAATCGCCGAGCCAGCCGATCTCAGCAAGCGAAAGTTCTTTAAATCGGGCCGGCGAAGTAGCACCTGCATGGAAGTGCGAATCACGGACAACATCCGGGCCAGTGTCACCCAGGGCAAGATTGCCCTCGTCCAAACTCCACGTCGTAAGCCGCGGCAAGTGCGCGTCAGGTCGGCCACTATATTTTCAGCCGAGCAGGCCACTGTGGATGCAATCTTGAAGAACCTGGACGATACGGTGGTGGATGAGATTGTTGAGTCAAATCCGGTGGCACAGACAACGCCTAAGGATGCGGTAGAAACAGCGATGGAAACGGATCCGCTGCCGGATATAATTGAATATGCACCAGAAACGAACAATGTGGAAATTGATCCCTTTGCTGAGTTCCGTCAACGTTTGCCATATGAAACCAATGATCCCGAAGTCGTGGAACAGCAGCAAATCTTGCTGGAGTTTCTCATAAGCAACAATATATGCACCGAAAAGAACTTTGAGATCTTTATTGCCAATCCGGACAACTATAAGGACGAGGCCAATCAAATAGTGGACAACTTGTACATGGTGGTAAACAGCGAGGAGGCTGCGCAGCTTGCTGAGATGGAAGCGGCGGTGGTTGTTGCACAACAACCGGATCCTCCAGCAGCCGAGGAAGTTCAGCCAAAGCTATTCCCCATCTTCACGCAACGCCTACAGCCCGTTGTCCAGAAATCGTTGCGTCGTCGTCCGGATACATCGATGAGATTGATTTCGGCGGCTGGGGGATCGAATCAGTACCAGATCGATGCCGGTCAAAAGGCCTTCGGAGCGCGACAGTGCCAACAGTGCGGACTGGTGTACACCGTGCACGAAccggaggaggagctgctgcatcGGGAGTACCACAACTCAATACATGTGCTGCGATTTAAGGGCTGGATCGACGAGGACATTGTGGCCGTTTATCCGGAGTGGGCCAGCGACGGCCGCATCATACGTATCAACGAACGCGCTCCGGCAGCTCGGCTCGACAGGCTGCGGGATCTCATTGGTGTGGTGGACAAAGAGCTGGGCTACTCCTCGTACATTGTGCCAAAGATCTTTGTGGCCTTCATGGCGGTGCGAAAGCAGCAGATCGTGGGTTTCTGCCTGGTGCAGCCCCTGACGCAGGCCCATCGTTTCATCCAGGTCGATGGCACGGACTACTTCAGTGAGGAAAGCTACCCGGCCAG CTGCGGCGTATCACGCATCTGGGTTTCCCCGTTGCAGCGGCGCAGCGGGATCGCCAGCAAGCTGCTGCGAGTGGTCCAGTGCCACACGATTCTCGGTCAGGAGATCGCCAAGGAGTGCATCGCCTTCAGCACGCCCACCGACGATGGTCGAGCACTGGCGCGCCGGTTTACCGGGTTGGATAACTTCCTGACCTACGACCAGTGA
- the LOC6533299 gene encoding uncharacterized protein LOC6533299: MALYFLYPAVAAVALFIVGVIIVMLRYGPRLCGLRHHALPDDEDLRGKTYEHEISYA, translated from the coding sequence ATGGCTCTTTACTTCCTTTATCCCGCCGTGGCCGCCGTCGCCCTGTTCATCGTGGGCGTTATCATTGTCATGCTGCGCTACGGACCGCGTTTGTGCGGTTTGCGCCACCATGCGCTGCCGGATGATGAAGACCTGCGGGGAAAGACGTACGAGCATGAGATTAGCTATGCCTAA